A window of the Coprobacter fastidiosus genome harbors these coding sequences:
- the prmA gene encoding 50S ribosomal protein L11 methyltransferase, with protein MNYIEVKIQITPCSEVSTDLLSAFLGEIGFDSFVSFEEGLFAYIPSSLFDEDRMKRSFALVPVDCAIDYSVIEIPDRNWNEEWEKNYFTPIVIGNECVVHSSFHTDIPEVKYDILIDPKMSFGTGHHETTSTMMEMMLKTSFENKVVLDMGCGTAILSILASMRGAKSVTGVDIDEWAYENALENIQLNHISNIDILLGGSEQIAGKKYDIILANINRNVLLENMKIYSACMNENSELYMSGFYKEDIPVICEEANHCGLVLETYTEKNRWVGTKFVKKGNI; from the coding sequence ATGAATTATATTGAAGTTAAAATACAAATAACCCCCTGTTCCGAAGTAAGTACAGATTTGCTTTCTGCATTTTTAGGGGAAATCGGATTCGATAGCTTTGTTTCTTTTGAAGAAGGACTTTTTGCGTATATTCCGTCATCTTTATTCGATGAAGATCGTATGAAACGATCGTTCGCTTTAGTTCCGGTCGATTGTGCAATCGATTATTCTGTAATCGAAATTCCAGACCGTAATTGGAATGAAGAGTGGGAAAAAAACTATTTTACACCTATTGTAATTGGAAATGAATGTGTGGTTCACAGCTCTTTTCATACCGATATACCCGAGGTAAAATATGACATTTTGATAGATCCGAAAATGTCGTTTGGTACGGGACATCATGAGACAACAAGTACTATGATGGAAATGATGCTTAAAACTTCATTTGAGAACAAGGTTGTGTTGGATATGGGATGCGGAACGGCCATATTGTCTATTTTGGCGAGTATGAGAGGTGCGAAATCTGTCACGGGAGTTGATATCGATGAGTGGGCCTATGAAAATGCTCTTGAAAACATTCAGTTGAATCATATTTCGAATATAGATATTTTGTTAGGAGGATCGGAACAAATTGCCGGTAAAAAATATGATATTATATTGGCGAATATAAACCGGAATGTTTTGTTGGAGAATATGAAAATTTATAGTGCTTGCATGAATGAAAATTCTGAACTTTATATGAGTGGATTTTATAAAGAGGATATTCCTGTGATATGCGAAGAGGCAAATCATTGCGGGTTAGTATTGGAAACTTATACCGAGAAAAACCGATGGGTGGGTACTAAATTCGTAAAGAAAGGTAATATATGA
- a CDS encoding LacI family DNA-binding transcriptional regulator: MKPLQKVTIYDLAKELNTSASTVSRALQNHPRISEKMKKAVSELAEKMNYHPDPVAHHLRTGKGSVIGVIVPRIDRHFFASVIGGIESVAHAAGYSVLVSQSNERWEEEKNIVKTMLAKKIDGLAISLASETTDYKHFDAVISRGVPVVFFDRVPLDKRSSCVRIDNRTAAYNAVMHLIKQGCTRIVHLSGPQAISVYKDRQDGYVQALMDSDIRVDSSLIFENSITLATGEEAGKKILAMPVLPDAIFSAGDYSAMGVMHVLKKNGVKVPEDIAIVGFANEPFDSFVEPPLSSVDQVNKKMGETVAEVLLEEMSVDPENRKWVDKVLDSSLIIRESSIKKDNLSKKDI; encoded by the coding sequence ATGAAACCATTGCAAAAGGTCACGATATATGATTTAGCCAAAGAACTGAATACTTCGGCTTCAACCGTTTCACGAGCTTTGCAAAATCATCCGAGAATTAGTGAAAAGATGAAAAAAGCGGTGTCGGAGCTCGCAGAGAAGATGAATTATCATCCCGATCCGGTAGCCCATCATTTAAGAACGGGAAAAGGATCGGTTATCGGAGTTATTGTTCCGAGGATCGACCGTCATTTTTTCGCTTCGGTCATCGGAGGAATCGAGAGTGTTGCTCATGCTGCTGGTTATAGTGTTTTAGTTTCTCAGTCGAACGAACGTTGGGAAGAAGAAAAGAATATCGTGAAAACTATGCTTGCGAAGAAAATCGATGGTTTGGCAATATCTTTAGCTTCAGAAACTACAGATTATAAACATTTTGATGCTGTTATTAGCAGAGGAGTACCGGTTGTTTTTTTTGATAGAGTTCCGTTAGACAAGAGGAGCAGTTGTGTGAGAATAGATAATCGGACAGCGGCCTATAATGCAGTAATGCATTTAATAAAGCAGGGTTGTACTCGCATAGTTCATTTATCAGGACCTCAGGCTATTAGTGTTTATAAAGACCGACAAGATGGATATGTTCAAGCTTTGATGGATTCGGATATTCGGGTAGATTCATCTTTAATTTTTGAAAACAGTATCACTTTAGCGACAGGTGAAGAAGCTGGAAAAAAGATACTTGCAATGCCTGTTCTTCCGGATGCGATTTTTTCCGCCGGAGATTATTCGGCAATGGGGGTTATGCATGTTTTGAAAAAAAATGGCGTGAAAGTTCCTGAAGACATTGCTATTGTCGGATTTGCTAATGAACCTTTTGATTCTTTTGTAGAGCCTCCTTTAAGTTCTGTTGATCAGGTAAATAAAAAAATGGGTGAGACAGTAGCTGAAGTTTTATTAGAAGAAATGTCTGTTGATCCGGAAAACCGGAAATGGGTCGATAAGGTATTGGACTCCTCTTTGATTATAAGAGAGTCATCGATTAAAAAAGATAATTTATCAAAAAAAGATATTTAA
- the kduI gene encoding 5-dehydro-4-deoxy-D-glucuronate isomerase yields MKTNYELRYASNPRDAKSYDTTRLREDFLIQNLFVNNEVNMVYSMYDRLIVGGAKPVGEVLTLEAIDPLKATHFLSRRELGIFNVGGPGCVKVGDTAFDLNYKEALYLGAGERTVTFESLDDKNPAKFYFNSAPAHKTYPDKKVTKADAVVAEMGSLEGSNHRNINKMLVSQVLETCQLQMGMTELQPGSVWNTMPAHTHSRRMEAYFYFEVPEGNAVCHFMGEPTETRHIWMKGDEAVLSPEWSIHSAAATSNYTFIWGMGGENLDYGDQDFYKNTDLR; encoded by the coding sequence ATGAAAACAAATTATGAACTTCGCTATGCGAGCAATCCTCGAGATGCGAAAAGCTATGATACGACTCGTTTGCGTGAAGATTTCTTGATTCAGAACCTGTTTGTAAATAATGAAGTAAATATGGTTTACTCTATGTATGATCGTTTGATTGTAGGAGGAGCTAAACCAGTAGGTGAAGTACTTACATTAGAAGCAATAGATCCGTTAAAAGCGACACATTTTCTTTCTCGTCGTGAATTGGGAATATTCAATGTCGGAGGCCCGGGCTGTGTAAAGGTGGGAGATACGGCTTTTGATTTGAATTACAAAGAGGCATTATATCTCGGAGCAGGTGAACGGACTGTTACATTTGAAAGTTTGGATGATAAGAATCCTGCAAAATTTTATTTCAATTCTGCTCCGGCACATAAAACTTATCCGGATAAAAAAGTAACGAAAGCTGATGCCGTAGTTGCGGAAATGGGCTCATTAGAAGGGTCTAATCATCGTAACATCAATAAGATGCTGGTATCTCAAGTATTGGAAACATGCCAGTTGCAAATGGGTATGACAGAATTGCAACCGGGTAGTGTCTGGAATACTATGCCTGCACATACTCATAGTCGCCGGATGGAAGCATATTTCTATTTTGAAGTTCCTGAAGGAAATGCGGTTTGCCATTTTATGGGAGAACCGACCGAAACTCGTCATATTTGGATGAAAGGAGATGAAGCTGTATTGTCGCCCGAATGGTCGATACACTCTGCTGCTGCGACTAGTAATTATACTTTCATTTGGGGTATGGGTGGTGAAAATCTGGATTATGGTGATCAGGATTTCTATAAAAATACAGATCTTAGATAA
- a CDS encoding gluconate 5-dehydrogenase, whose protein sequence is MVNFSLEGKVALVTGASYGIGFALATAFAQAGAKIVFNDIKPELVEKGLAAYEAEGIKAHGYVCDVTNEDQVNALVAQIEKEVGVIDILVNNAGIIKRIPMHEMSAADFRQVIDIDLNGPFIVSKAVIPSMIKKGHGKIINICSMMSELGRETVSAYAAAKGGLKMLTKNIASEYGEYNIQCNGIGPGYIATPQTAPLREKQPDGSRHPFDSFIVAKTPAARWGTPEDLMGPAVFLASDASNFVNGHILYVDGGILAYIGKQPQ, encoded by the coding sequence ATGGTAAATTTCTCATTAGAAGGTAAGGTTGCACTTGTAACAGGCGCTTCTTACGGTATCGGTTTCGCTTTGGCTACTGCATTTGCACAAGCCGGTGCAAAAATCGTTTTTAACGATATTAAACCTGAGTTGGTTGAAAAAGGATTGGCAGCTTATGAAGCTGAAGGAATTAAAGCACATGGTTATGTTTGTGATGTAACAAATGAAGATCAGGTTAATGCTTTAGTTGCTCAAATAGAAAAAGAAGTCGGGGTTATCGATATCTTGGTAAATAATGCCGGTATTATCAAACGTATTCCTATGCACGAAATGTCTGCAGCGGATTTTCGCCAGGTGATTGATATCGACTTGAATGGTCCGTTTATCGTATCTAAAGCAGTGATTCCTTCTATGATAAAGAAAGGACATGGTAAAATTATCAATATTTGTTCGATGATGAGCGAATTGGGACGCGAAACCGTATCTGCTTATGCTGCAGCAAAAGGTGGTCTCAAAATGTTGACGAAGAATATTGCCTCAGAATACGGTGAATATAATATTCAGTGCAACGGCATAGGTCCGGGATATATTGCAACTCCCCAAACAGCTCCGTTACGGGAAAAACAGCCTGACGGTTCAAGACATCCGTTTGATTCTTTCATTGTCGCAAAAACACCAGCTGCCCGTTGGGGTACTCCAGAAGATTTGATGGGTCCGGCTGTATTTTTAGCTTCTGATGCATCTAATTTCGTTAATGGCCATATCCTTTATGTAGATGGTGGTATTTTGGCTTATATCGGAAAGCAACCCCAATAA
- a CDS encoding DUF4861 domain-containing protein, translating to MKKIILLLFIAIIGFSCSGGKSVKISVKNDSAIDRENEIAEISMSSVTEMLGLSDTAQFVILDAQGEQLPYQLTYDGKLIFPVTVKANSSVEYTVQAGIPEKFDTITCGRQYPERVDDIAWENDKIAFRTYGPALQATGERAFGYDIWVKSVAEPVVEKRYEGELNPETKARISELKKTDPKAADELYKSVSYHVDHGNGLDCYKVGPTLGGGTAALMVNDTIVYPYCYKTFEVLDNGPLRFTVKLIYNPLIVNGDSVVETRLISLDAGSQLNKTVVTYDNLKETTPVVAGIVLHDPESSAQYKVSAEKGYVTYADPTDNPNNNNGTIFVGAILPTAKDAKAVYFEEKEKNDLRGGADGHVLAIADYTPGSELVYYWGAGWSKYGFDTIEDWNAYIDEEASLKSEPLTVSIIK from the coding sequence ATGAAAAAGATTATTTTATTACTGTTTATTGCAATTATCGGATTCTCTTGCAGTGGAGGTAAGAGTGTCAAAATTTCTGTAAAGAATGACTCGGCGATAGATCGGGAAAATGAAATAGCTGAAATTTCTATGAGTAGCGTGACTGAGATGCTCGGATTATCCGATACGGCACAGTTCGTTATTTTGGATGCACAAGGAGAGCAACTGCCTTACCAATTGACTTATGACGGTAAATTGATCTTTCCGGTTACGGTAAAAGCTAATTCATCTGTTGAATATACTGTACAAGCCGGAATCCCTGAAAAATTTGATACTATAACTTGCGGAAGACAGTATCCCGAACGTGTAGATGATATTGCTTGGGAAAATGATAAAATCGCTTTCCGTACTTACGGACCGGCTCTTCAAGCTACTGGAGAAAGAGCATTCGGTTATGACATTTGGGTAAAATCGGTTGCAGAACCGGTTGTTGAAAAACGATATGAAGGAGAATTGAATCCTGAAACAAAAGCCCGTATCTCGGAATTGAAGAAAACAGATCCCAAAGCTGCTGATGAATTGTATAAATCTGTATCATATCATGTAGATCATGGAAACGGATTGGATTGTTATAAAGTAGGTCCTACTTTGGGTGGTGGAACTGCTGCGTTGATGGTAAACGATACGATTGTGTATCCGTATTGCTATAAAACGTTTGAAGTATTAGATAACGGTCCTTTGCGTTTTACGGTAAAACTGATATATAATCCGTTGATCGTAAATGGAGATTCAGTAGTAGAAACTCGTCTAATTTCATTGGATGCCGGCTCTCAGTTAAACAAAACTGTAGTGACTTATGATAATCTGAAAGAAACTACTCCCGTAGTCGCCGGAATAGTATTGCATGATCCTGAATCTTCGGCTCAATATAAAGTCTCGGCAGAAAAAGGATATGTTACTTATGCTGATCCGACCGATAATCCGAATAATAATAACGGAACAATATTTGTCGGAGCTATTTTGCCAACGGCCAAAGATGCAAAAGCCGTCTATTTTGAAGAAAAAGAGAAAAACGATTTGAGAGGTGGAGCTGACGGTCACGTGCTTGCTATTGCAGATTATACCCCTGGTTCGGAATTAGTCTATTATTGGGGAGCAGGATGGAGCAAGTATGGATTCGATACAATTGAAGATTGGAATGCATACATTGATGAAGAGGCTTCACTAAAGAGTGAACCGTTGACAGTATCTATCATAAAGTAA
- the mtgA gene encoding monofunctional biosynthetic peptidoglycan transglycosylase: MKRVRRIIRNIIAFFFISTILSVLLYRFVPVYITPLMLIRYAQGIMAGEKPRLYHRWVSLEDMSRWLPQAVVASEDNLFLEHSGFDFQQIKKAIEENKTRKRARGASTISQQTAKNVFLWPGHSFVRKGLEAYFTFLIEQLWGKKRIMEVYLNSIEMGKNIYGAEAVAKYHFGTTARKLTRSQCALIAASLPNPLHFNSSAPSLYMQKRKRKILWLMDQIDPVKF; this comes from the coding sequence ATGAAGCGTGTCCGGCGTATTATAAGAAATATTATCGCATTCTTTTTTATTTCGACGATTCTTTCGGTTCTTTTATACCGTTTTGTTCCAGTATATATAACGCCTCTTATGTTGATCCGTTATGCACAAGGTATTATGGCCGGAGAAAAACCCCGTTTATACCATCGATGGGTTTCTTTAGAGGATATGAGCAGATGGTTGCCTCAAGCGGTAGTCGCCTCAGAAGATAATCTTTTTTTAGAACATTCAGGGTTTGATTTTCAGCAGATAAAGAAGGCGATAGAAGAAAATAAAACTCGAAAAAGAGCCAGAGGGGCAAGTACGATATCTCAACAAACCGCTAAAAATGTATTTCTATGGCCGGGGCATTCTTTTGTACGTAAAGGTTTGGAGGCTTATTTTACGTTTTTGATAGAACAGTTATGGGGAAAGAAACGGATTATGGAAGTGTATCTGAATTCTATCGAAATGGGCAAAAATATATATGGTGCGGAAGCTGTCGCAAAATATCATTTTGGAACTACAGCCCGAAAATTGACCCGATCACAGTGTGCTCTTATTGCGGCATCATTACCTAATCCGTTACATTTTAACTCATCTGCTCCATCTTTATATATGCAGAAAAGAAAACGTAAAATCTTGTGGCTAATGGATCAAATAGATCCTGTGAAATTCTGA
- the purU gene encoding formyltetrahydrofolate deformylase encodes MSKQKNNSTNAILLMHCPDQPGILAVVTDFINVNGGNILYLDQYVDRENHAFFMRVEWDLTNFIIPQNKIEDYFNTLYGQKYDMSFNLYFSDRKPRMAIFVSKMSHCLYDILARYTAGEWNVEIPVIISNHPDLESVAKRFDIDYHVFPINKDNKAEQEAKELELLEKYDIDFIVLARYMQVVSSDFIMHYPDKIINIHHSFLPAFMGAKPYHAAFERGVKLIGATSHYVTTDLDAGPIIEQDIVRISHKDSIADLVYKGQDLEKIVLSRAVEKHIDRKILTYRNKTVVFN; translated from the coding sequence ATGTCAAAACAAAAAAATAACAGTACAAATGCAATATTACTGATGCATTGTCCAGACCAGCCGGGTATATTAGCGGTTGTAACAGATTTTATTAATGTAAACGGAGGAAATATCTTGTATCTTGACCAATATGTAGATCGGGAAAATCATGCATTTTTTATGCGGGTGGAATGGGATCTGACAAACTTTATTATTCCTCAGAATAAAATAGAAGATTATTTCAATACATTATACGGGCAAAAATATGATATGAGTTTTAATCTCTATTTTAGTGATCGTAAGCCGCGTATGGCTATATTTGTATCGAAGATGTCCCATTGTCTATATGATATATTGGCGCGATATACAGCCGGAGAGTGGAATGTAGAGATTCCTGTTATTATCAGTAATCATCCTGATTTGGAAAGTGTAGCTAAAAGGTTCGATATAGATTATCATGTATTTCCAATCAATAAGGACAATAAAGCGGAGCAAGAAGCTAAGGAGTTGGAATTATTGGAAAAATATGATATAGATTTTATCGTATTGGCACGATATATGCAGGTCGTTTCTTCTGATTTTATAATGCATTATCCCGATAAGATCATAAATATTCATCATTCGTTTCTCCCGGCATTTATGGGAGCTAAGCCTTATCATGCGGCTTTTGAGCGGGGAGTGAAGTTGATCGGAGCTACGAGTCATTACGTAACGACAGATCTTGATGCAGGCCCTATTATCGAACAAGATATCGTTCGTATTTCTCACAAGGATTCTATTGCTGATCTGGTCTATAAAGGTCAGGATCTCGAAAAAATAGTATTATCTCGAGCTGTAGAAAAGCATATCGATCGGAAAATATTGACTTATCGCAACAAAACCGTTGTTTTCAATTAA
- the hisH gene encoding imidazole glycerol phosphate synthase subunit HisH: MKVAIVKYNAGNIYSVDCALRRVGVEAEITDNKEILMSADKVIFPGVGEAASTMHYLKKNNLDSLIKDLKQPVLGICIGMQLMCRHSEEGDVDCLNIFDVEVKRFHTESTEYKIPHMGWNTVRNVDMHMFPQHIENQYVYFVHSYYVPVCEYTTAETEYILPFSAALHKDNFYASQFHIEKSGAVGEDIFNHFLSL, translated from the coding sequence ATGAAAGTGGCAATTGTAAAATATAATGCCGGTAATATTTATTCAGTAGATTGTGCTTTAAGAAGGGTCGGGGTAGAAGCAGAAATTACTGATAATAAGGAAATATTGATGTCTGCTGATAAAGTAATATTTCCGGGAGTAGGAGAGGCGGCGTCAACGATGCATTATTTGAAAAAAAATAATCTGGATTCTTTAATTAAAGATCTGAAGCAGCCGGTATTAGGCATTTGTATAGGAATGCAATTGATGTGTCGGCATTCGGAAGAAGGAGATGTCGACTGCCTGAATATATTTGATGTTGAAGTAAAGCGTTTTCATACTGAAAGCACAGAATATAAAATACCACACATGGGCTGGAATACGGTGAGAAACGTTGATATGCATATGTTTCCGCAACATATTGAAAACCAATATGTATATTTTGTTCATAGCTATTATGTTCCAGTATGTGAATATACCACTGCCGAGACAGAATATATTTTGCCTTTTAGTGCGGCTTTGCATAAAGATAATTTTTATGCTTCTCAGTTTCATATAGAAAAAAGCGGAGCTGTCGGAGAGGATATATTTAATCATTTTTTGTCATTATAA
- the hisA gene encoding 1-(5-phosphoribosyl)-5-[(5-phosphoribosylamino)methylideneamino]imidazole-4-carboxamide isomerase, which yields MIELIPAIDIIDGKCVRLSQGDYERMTTYNHDPLEVAKEFQDHGIRRLHVVDLDGAKAHHIVNYKALERIASRTSLIIDFGGGIKSDGDLEIAFESGAQMVTGGSIAVKNPEVFLSWLEKFGSDKIILGADAKKGKIAVGGWKESSDKELIPFVKTYVESGVKKVITTDICKDGMLNGPSIDLYKKMMSVIPEIYLIASGGVASIEDIEKLELAGVPSVIFGKALYEGRITLKELLRFL from the coding sequence ATGATTGAATTAATACCGGCCATAGATATAATAGATGGTAAGTGCGTACGCTTGTCGCAAGGTGATTATGAGCGTATGACCACATATAATCATGATCCGTTGGAGGTTGCAAAAGAATTTCAGGATCATGGAATAAGACGATTGCATGTCGTCGATTTGGATGGAGCTAAGGCCCATCATATCGTGAATTATAAAGCTTTAGAACGCATTGCTTCTCGTACGTCGTTGATAATTGATTTTGGTGGTGGTATTAAATCTGACGGAGACTTGGAAATTGCTTTCGAATCAGGTGCTCAGATGGTAACCGGAGGCAGTATTGCTGTAAAAAATCCGGAGGTATTTTTGTCATGGCTTGAGAAATTCGGTTCGGATAAGATAATTCTTGGAGCTGATGCTAAAAAAGGGAAAATTGCAGTCGGAGGATGGAAGGAATCGTCAGATAAAGAACTTATCCCGTTTGTAAAAACGTATGTAGAATCCGGAGTAAAAAAAGTAATTACTACGGATATTTGTAAAGATGGAATGCTGAACGGGCCGTCTATCGATTTATATAAAAAGATGATGTCTGTAATTCCTGAGATTTATTTGATAGCAAGTGGTGGAGTTGCCTCTATCGAAGATATTGAGAAATTAGAGTTGGCCGGAGTTCCTTCCGTTATATTCGGGAAAGCCCTTTATGAAGGCCGTATAACGTTGAAGGAACTGTTACGTTTTTTATAA
- the hisF gene encoding imidazole glycerol phosphate synthase subunit HisF — protein MLAKRIIPCLDVKDGKTVKGVNFINFRDAGDPVELGHAYSRQGADELVYLDITASYEGRKTFTEIVKKVAAKVSIPFTVGGGINEINDVDRLLSAGADKVSINSSALKNPKLIEEIAKNFGSQVCVVAIDANFDNNLWRCYLNGGRVPTDKELFSWAREAQERGAGEILFTSMTHDGVKEGYANDALAMLNSVLSIPVIASGGAGKKEHFKDVFQIGKADAALAASVFHFGEISISELKDYLDRENICVRK, from the coding sequence ATGTTAGCAAAGCGAATAATTCCATGTTTGGATGTAAAAGACGGTAAAACTGTAAAGGGGGTAAATTTTATAAATTTCAGAGATGCAGGAGATCCGGTTGAATTGGGGCACGCATATAGCCGACAAGGTGCAGACGAGTTGGTTTATTTAGATATAACCGCTTCTTATGAAGGACGCAAGACATTTACGGAAATTGTCAAGAAGGTTGCAGCTAAGGTATCTATTCCTTTCACTGTTGGAGGCGGGATAAATGAAATAAATGATGTTGACCGTTTACTGAGTGCCGGTGCAGATAAAGTTTCAATAAACTCTTCTGCATTGAAGAATCCGAAATTAATTGAAGAAATTGCAAAAAATTTCGGTTCGCAAGTTTGTGTTGTTGCTATAGATGCTAACTTTGACAATAATTTATGGCGTTGTTATTTAAATGGAGGAAGAGTTCCGACAGATAAAGAGCTTTTTTCTTGGGCAAGAGAAGCACAGGAAAGAGGTGCAGGAGAGATACTGTTTACCAGTATGACTCATGATGGTGTAAAAGAGGGATATGCAAACGATGCGTTAGCCATGTTAAATTCGGTATTGAGTATCCCGGTGATAGCTTCAGGAGGGGCAGGGAAGAAAGAGCACTTTAAGGATGTTTTTCAGATAGGAAAGGCCGATGCTGCTCTTGCAGCAAGTGTATTTCATTTTGGAGAGATTTCTATTTCTGAACTTAAAGATTATTTAGATCGAGAAAATATTTGTGTAAGAAAATAA
- the hisIE gene encoding bifunctional phosphoribosyl-AMP cyclohydrolase/phosphoribosyl-ATP diphosphatase HisIE, protein MNIDFAKMGGLVPAIIQDSYTSKVLMLGFMNEEALAKTKELGKVTFFSRTKNRLWTKGEESGNFLLVDSIKEDCDKDTLLIKVRPIGPVCHTGSDTCFDEKNEEDIMFIKYLQDFIDRRKKEMPEGSYTTSLFNKGINRMAQKVGEEAVETVIEATNGTDDRLIYEASDLIYHLIVLLTSKGYRIEDLARELKKRHKE, encoded by the coding sequence ATGAATATAGATTTTGCAAAAATGGGAGGTCTGGTTCCTGCAATTATACAGGATAGTTATACTTCTAAAGTTCTAATGCTGGGCTTTATGAATGAGGAAGCGTTAGCAAAGACCAAGGAATTAGGTAAAGTGACATTTTTCAGTCGTACTAAGAACCGTTTGTGGACAAAAGGGGAAGAAAGCGGTAATTTTTTATTAGTCGATTCGATAAAAGAAGATTGCGATAAAGACACGCTTCTTATCAAAGTCCGTCCGATAGGTCCGGTCTGCCATACTGGTAGCGATACATGTTTTGATGAAAAAAACGAGGAAGATATTATGTTTATTAAGTATCTTCAGGATTTTATAGATCGCCGGAAAAAAGAGATGCCGGAAGGTTCGTACACGACGTCTCTGTTTAACAAAGGAATAAACAGAATGGCGCAAAAAGTCGGAGAAGAGGCTGTGGAGACGGTAATCGAGGCAACGAACGGAACAGATGACCGACTTATTTATGAGGCTTCTGATCTAATTTATCATTTGATTGTATTATTGACTTCAAAAGGATATAGGATAGAAGATCTTGCCAGAGAATTGAAAAAACGGCATAAAGAATAG
- a CDS encoding cell division ATP-binding protein FtsE has protein sequence MEDGLLIQYDHVEICRKELVVLKDVNFKLYSGEFVYFIGRVGTGKSSLLKTMYAEIPVVEGEASVLGFNMKSLRKKDIPQLRRKIGIVFQDFQLLTDRSVKDNLNFVLQATGWKNKAEITERVEQVLVQVGMQNKAYKMPHELSGGEQQRIVIARALLNSPQIILADEPTGNLDPQTGQQIVSLLHSICETGTAVIMTTHNHRLVEEFPGRLLKCENKCLSEVSL, from the coding sequence ATGGAAGATGGATTATTGATACAATATGATCATGTCGAAATTTGTCGTAAGGAGCTTGTTGTTCTGAAAGATGTAAATTTTAAATTGTATTCAGGTGAGTTTGTCTATTTCATCGGTCGGGTAGGTACAGGGAAAAGTAGCTTACTGAAAACGATGTATGCTGAAATTCCGGTGGTTGAAGGAGAAGCTTCTGTCCTCGGATTTAATATGAAGTCTCTCCGAAAGAAGGATATACCTCAGTTAAGAAGAAAAATAGGTATTGTATTTCAGGATTTTCAGTTATTGACGGACAGGTCGGTAAAAGATAATCTTAATTTCGTCCTTCAAGCGACAGGCTGGAAAAATAAAGCAGAGATAACAGAGAGAGTTGAGCAAGTTTTGGTACAAGTCGGTATGCAAAATAAAGCGTACAAAATGCCGCATGAACTATCCGGAGGGGAACAACAGAGAATTGTTATAGCCAGAGCATTGTTGAATTCTCCGCAGATTATTTTGGCGGATGAACCGACCGGAAACCTCGACCCTCAGACCGGACAACAAATTGTATCGTTATTGCATTCTATTTGTGAGACGGGTACGGCTGTTATTATGACGACCCATAATCATCGATTGGTAGAAGAATTTCCCGGACGTTTATTGAAATGTGAGAATAAATGTTTATCCGAAGTCTCTCTTTAA